In Helianthus annuus cultivar XRQ/B chromosome 3, HanXRQr2.0-SUNRISE, whole genome shotgun sequence, a single window of DNA contains:
- the LOC110931483 gene encoding uncharacterized protein LOC110931483: protein MSAEPSVNNNRQPNPSVNPARHSEPVNFGDDMIDRIAVRVAQILANAQGRERQNTERSGQSEGSTAPTPTPTPREEPRPEKKVDDTKVYKAIEKEISKECNYKTSISCNPPSFDGKKGAIEAHEWLSEVEAILDVSDCHERNKVRFAVHLFKSEALFWWRIQKQTRGDDLAHRLSWKEFSELFTNYFCPPSEIDRIEKEFLHLELGNKTYREYVTKFNEMSRIVSYLVKPEENRIRRFLWGLPTEYRTFIKSTKPTTYHDAVEAGAIIATEIQPKKTPETIPKRKWENYQEQKKPNYRDFKRQRGPPPRCPTCGKGHSGPCNQLVCRNCKKLGHNYRDCREPRKCFKCGETGHYSDSCPKRNEEPNKARGRAFVLNTEEARRNPDVITGTFLLNNFYAKILFDTGVDRSFIFEHFRVLINQTPCKLDKPFIVELADGREEEIVSVVKDCTVQISKTPISIDLLPLKLGEFDVVIGMDWLSSHQAQILCDKKQIQIKDPKGGIVTIDGERPSKPIRSFSVPSIFTRGKGRKKLEEVVVVAEFPEVFPEDLPGLPPDRQIEFRIDLIPGATPIVKAPYRLAPTEMKELRNQLQELLDKGFIQDIPKTAFRTRYGHYVFLVMPFGLTNAPAAFMDLMNQVCKPYLDQFVIVFIDDILIYSKSRETHEGHLRAILKLLKEEKLYAKFSKCEFWTREVQFLRHVVNEKGIQVDPTKIEVVKNWEAPRNPTEIRRFLGLAGYYRRFIQDFTKIAMPLTTLTQKNTPFVWGSQQEEAFNLLKTKLSSAPVLALPEGTEDFVVYCDASHYGLGCVLMQRGKVIAYASRQLKIHERNYTTHDLELGAIVFALKIWRHYLYGTKCVIYTDHQSLKYIFEQKMLNMRQRRWMELLNDYDCEIRYHPGKANELGTKVNLSTAYHPQTDGQSER from the exons ATGTCGGCAGAACCTTCGGTTAACAACAACCGTCAACCTAACCCATCAGTTAATCCTGCTCGTCATAGCGAACCTGTAAACTTTGGAGATGACATGAtcgatcggattgccgtccgagtTGCGCAAATCCTTGCCAACGCACAGGGACGTGAACGACAGAATACAGAACGATCAGGGCAATCTGAGGGAAGCACTGCACCTACACCTACACCAACTCCACGAGAAGAACCTCGCCCGGAAAAGAAGGTAGATGATACGAAAGTATATAAAGCTATAGAAAAAGAAATCTCTAAAGAATGTAATTACAAGACTTCCATTTCATGTAATCCTCCTTCATTCGACGGGAAGAAAGGTGCTATTGAGGCACATGAATGGCTAAGTGAGGTAGAAGCCATTCTAGACGTCAGTGATTGCCATGAAAGAAATAAAGTTAGGTTTGCTGTTCATTTGTTTAAATCCGAAGCCTTATTTTGGTGGAGGATACAAAAGCAAACTAGAGGTGATGATCTGGCACATCGCCTGAGTTGGAAGGAGTTTTCAGAACTGTTTACAAATTACTTCTGTCCACCAAGCGAAATTGACAGAATAGAAAAGGAATTTTTGCATCTTGAACTCGGGAATAAGACATACCGGGAATATGTCACCAAATTCAATGAAATGTCTCGAATAGTGTCTTACTTGGTGAAACCTGAAGAAAATCGTATTCGAAGATTCCTGTGGGGACTCCCCACAGAATATCGCACGTTTATCAAGTCTACCAAACCAACTACCTATCATGATGCGGTAGAGGCTGGGGCAATTATCGCCACTGAGATCCAACCAAAGAAAACCCCAGAAACTATCCCGAAAAGGAAATGGGAAAACTACCAAGAACAAAAGAAACCCAATTACAGAGATTTCAAGAGGCAACGAGGACCCCCACCTAGGTGCCCAACTTGTGGAAAAGGACATTCCGGTCCATGTAACCAGTTAGTCTGTAGAAACTGTAAGAAACTTGGACACAACTATCGTGATTGTAGAGAGCCACGTaagtgttttaaatgtggagagACGGGCCACTATAGTGATAGCTGTCCTAAAAGGAATGAGGAACCTAATAAAGCAAGAGGGAGAGCTTTTGTTCTGAATACTGAAGAGGCTCGTAGGAACCCTGATGTCATAACAGGTACATTTCTCCTTAACAACTTTTATGCTAaaatactatttgatactggtgttGATAGAAGTTTTATATTTGAGCACTTTAGAGTTTTGATTAATCAGACTCCTTGTAAGCTAGATAAGCCATttatagtagaactagcagatgggaGGGAAGAAGAAATTGTGAGTGTGGTAAAGGATTGTACCGTCCAGATTAGTAAGACCCCAATATCCATAGACTTACTACCACTGAAACTTGGAGAGTTCGatgtagtaataggaatggattggttatctagtCACCAAGCTCAAATATTGTGTGATAAGAAGCAAATTCAAATTAAGGACCCAAAAGGGGGAATTGTAACAATTGATGGGGAAAGACCTAGCAAACCCATAA GGTCATTTAGCGTACCTAGTATATTCACTAGAGGCAAAGGAAGAAAAAAACTAGAAGAGGTAGTAGTAGTGGCTGAAttccctgaagtattccctgaagatctTCCCGGATTACCACCTGACAGACAAATTGAGTTTAGAATCGACTTGATCCCAGGAGCAACCCCTATTGTCAAAGCCCCGTACCGCCTTGCCCCGACTGAAATGAAAGAGTTGagaaaccaactccaggagttactggACAAAGGATTCATAC AAGATATACCCAAGACTGCCTTTAGGACAAGGTATGGTCACTACgtgttcctagtgatgcctttcggcctcactaatgcaccagctgccttcatggaccttatgaaccaagtctgcaaaccatacttggatCAATTTGTAAtcgtcttcatagatgatatcctAATCTACTCTAAGAGTAGAGAAACACACGAGGGTCATCTCCGTGCCATTCTTAAGTTACTAAAAGAAGAaaaactttatgccaagttcAGTAAGTGTGAATTCTGGACTAGGGAAGTCCAATTTTTAAGGCATGTTGTTAATGAAAAAGGCATACAAGTGGACCCTACAAAGATTGAAGTAGTTAAGAATTGGGAGGCACCAAGAAATCCCACAGAAATTCGACGTTTCCTAGGGCTAGCAGGGTATTATAGAAGGTTCATTCAAGATTTCACTAAGATAGCGATGCCTCTAACGACACTGACTCAGAAAAATACCCCATTTGTCTGGGGCAGccaacaagaagaagcttttaatcTTTTGAAAACAAAGTTATCCAGTGCCCCAGTACTTGCATTACCCGAGGGTACTGaagattttgtagtatattgtgatgcttctcaTTATGGACTAGGGTGTGTGTTGATGCAAAGAGGCAAAGTTATCGCCTATGCATCTCGACAGTTAAAGATACATGAAAgaaattacaccacccatgatctaGAACTCGGAGCAATAGTATTTGCCctcaagatatggaggcattacttatatggaactaagtgtgtgatctacactgatcaccaaagcctaaagtatatatttgagcaaaagatgttgaacatgagacagagGAGATGGATGGAgttgttgaatgactatgattgtgaaattcgttaccatccaggaaaagctaat GAATTGGGAACAAAAGTAAATTTAAGTAcggcttatcacccacagacagatggccaaagtgaaaga